A window from Dioscorea cayenensis subsp. rotundata cultivar TDr96_F1 chromosome 10, TDr96_F1_v2_PseudoChromosome.rev07_lg8_w22 25.fasta, whole genome shotgun sequence encodes these proteins:
- the LOC120270375 gene encoding uncharacterized protein LOC120270375 — MVKKGLNAWWGGVLEAEDGGVQAWVHTKPSMASSAKLMNPRDNLPEKHHCLLCNIALMKKARTWNTPIELINKIYQCALAYIYLQLLRVLQSFRSCPKLPYIFFLKQTDGMQCKSQKSYMQKTKLH; from the exons ATGGTGAAGAAAGGACTGAATGCATGGTGGGGTGGAGTGCTAGAAGCGGAGGACGGAGGTGTGCAAGCATGGGTCCACACCAAACCTAGTATGGCGTCGTCTGCGAAGCTG ATGAACCCAAGAGACAACCTTCCAGAAAAACACCACTGCTTGCTTTGCAACATTGCTTTGATGAAAAAAGCCAGGACATGGAACACTCCAATCGAGCTAATCAACAAAATCTATCAATGTGCTCTGGCATATATCTATCTTCAACTGCTTAGAGTTCTGCAGTCCTTTCGATCTTGTCCAAAACTGCCATATATCTTCTTCTTGAAACAAACTGATGGAATGCAATGCAAAAGTCAAAAGAGCTACATGCAGAAGACCAAGCTGCATTAA